A portion of the Melanotaenia boesemani isolate fMelBoe1 chromosome 2, fMelBoe1.pri, whole genome shotgun sequence genome contains these proteins:
- the rln3a gene encoding relaxin-3a, protein MWKALILAVFLIVAGAQPMEDPTYGVKLCGREFIRAVIFTCGGSRWRRSVRSTNDDLFSSHQEESSEGLNHGFVVDSLLQRNNDLSFASRDDQERVFSRPSRSFITDEILEALRKADRKGRDVVVGLSNACCKWGCSKSEISSLC, encoded by the exons ATGTGGAAAGCTCTGATACTGGCTGTGTTTCTGATTGTGGCTGGAGCTCAGCCCATGGAGGACCCAACATATGGGGTAAAGCTCTGTGGCCGCGAATTCATCCGGGCAGTCATCTTCACTTGTGGAGGGTCACGATGGAGACGGTCAGTCAGGAGTACAA ATGATGACCTATTCAGCTCCCATCAGGAGGAGTCTTCAGAAGGTTTAAATCATGGCTTTGTGGTGGATAGCCTACTCCAAAGAAACAATGATCTCAGCTTTGCATCCAGAGATGACCAAGAGCGAGTGTTCAGTAGACCTTCCCGTTCTTTCATCACCGACGAGATCCTGGAGGCTCTGCGCAAAGCTGACCGTAAAGGCCGGGATGTGGTGGTGGGTTTGTCCAACGCCTGCTGCAAGTGGGGCTGCAGCAAGAGCGAGATCAGCTCCCTTTGCTGA